In one Candidatus Hydrogenedentota bacterium genomic region, the following are encoded:
- a CDS encoding PD40 domain-containing protein has product MKGARFASESTWCADDRTGARVRQITSHPSIHHHPFYYIPAYDDAMDRLYFVSHRVGAPQVFFEDRATGALVQMTDRDDVNEWSIHPSGDGRYVYFTAGASAWRIDCESLKEECLADFGNVPMREQGMVGAAMGTTTLSRDGRWWAVPVKIGNVSQFHIIDTSSGKDDVILERDTIGHPEFHPDNPNIIRYAGPYNRRIWVINRDGTNNRLVYKRDEAKKEWIVHETWRPGTMEILTTNWPHGVMGIDIESGVTRWATRFNAWHPMLNRDGTLMVADTKNPDIGLQLFDPNDGIGRPRTLCFPHSSNAGDHWNTDHCPYDDGPVKVYAPQHTHPHPNFSPDSKRVVFTSDRTGHSQVYEVEVHAL; this is encoded by the coding sequence ATGAAAGGCGCGCGCTTCGCCTCCGAGTCGACATGGTGCGCCGACGACCGCACCGGGGCGCGCGTGCGCCAGATTACGTCGCATCCCTCCATTCATCATCATCCGTTCTACTACATTCCCGCGTACGACGATGCGATGGACCGGCTTTATTTCGTGTCCCACCGCGTGGGCGCACCGCAGGTGTTCTTCGAGGACCGCGCCACCGGCGCGCTCGTGCAAATGACCGACCGCGACGACGTAAACGAATGGTCGATTCATCCCTCCGGCGACGGTCGTTACGTCTACTTCACCGCCGGCGCGAGCGCGTGGCGCATCGATTGCGAATCGCTGAAGGAGGAGTGCCTTGCCGACTTTGGCAACGTGCCCATGCGCGAACAGGGCATGGTCGGCGCGGCAATGGGCACGACTACGTTAAGCCGCGACGGCCGCTGGTGGGCGGTGCCAGTGAAGATCGGGAACGTTTCGCAATTCCATATCATTGACACCAGTTCGGGCAAAGACGACGTCATTCTCGAACGCGACACAATCGGTCATCCCGAATTCCATCCGGACAATCCCAACATTATCCGCTATGCAGGCCCCTACAACCGGCGAATCTGGGTGATAAACCGCGACGGCACGAACAATCGCCTGGTCTACAAACGCGATGAAGCAAAAAAAGAATGGATCGTCCATGAGACATGGCGGCCGGGCACGATGGAAATCCTCACGACAAACTGGCCGCACGGCGTGATGGGTATCGACATCGAATCCGGCGTGACTCGATGGGCAACGCGCTTCAATGCGTGGCACCCGATGCTCAATCGCGACGGCACGTTGATGGTCGCCGACACCAAGAATCCGGATATCGGCCTGCAACTGTTCGATCCGAACGACGGTATCGGCAGGCCCCGTACGTTGTGTTTTCCACATTCGTCAAACGCGGGTGACCATTGGAATACCGACCATTGCCCGTACGACGATGGTCCCGTAAAGGTATACGCGCCGCAGCACACGCACCCGCACCCGAATTTTTCGCCGGACTCGAAGCGCGTTGTCTTCACATCCGACCGGACGGGACATAGTCAGGTGTACGAAGTTGAAGTGCATGCGTTGTAA
- a CDS encoding amidohydrolase family protein: MDTAAIDVFCHVLPPAYCEAVRGACAKVPFMLDRAASIPTMVDLEARFKLMDRFPGYRQIISLGSPPVESLGHAARVARLAKIANDTMAEWVAKHPDRFAGFVASLPWCDAGESAQEAERACAQLGALGAQIFSSINSHPIDSPETIALVERIHHMKRAIWLHPVRPMARPDYPVESVSMFDSWWAFGWPYETSLAMARLVFAGVFDRHPDLVVVTHHAGGIVPMLEGRLAAGLDQLGSRTPPGLEAATATKLRERPVDAFRRFHADTASFGSKLTIACGIEFFGPSRMMFASDLPFGPEQGGAILRETLAAVNDLDISSDTRRAILRENAERVFRLKSALA; encoded by the coding sequence ATGGATACGGCGGCAATAGACGTCTTCTGCCATGTATTGCCACCGGCGTATTGCGAGGCGGTGCGTGGCGCGTGCGCCAAAGTCCCATTTATGTTAGATCGCGCGGCGAGCATTCCGACGATGGTCGATCTCGAAGCGCGCTTCAAGTTGATGGATCGATTTCCCGGCTATCGTCAGATTATCAGTCTTGGCTCGCCGCCCGTCGAGTCGCTGGGCCACGCCGCGCGCGTGGCCCGTCTCGCCAAGATCGCGAACGACACCATGGCGGAATGGGTCGCAAAGCATCCCGATCGGTTCGCGGGCTTTGTCGCCTCGCTGCCGTGGTGCGACGCCGGCGAATCGGCGCAAGAAGCGGAACGCGCGTGCGCGCAACTTGGCGCGTTGGGCGCGCAGATTTTTTCGAGCATCAACTCGCACCCGATCGATTCGCCGGAGACCATCGCACTCGTCGAGCGTATCCATCACATGAAGCGCGCGATCTGGCTGCACCCCGTGCGTCCGATGGCCCGTCCCGACTATCCGGTCGAAAGTGTGTCGATGTTCGACAGTTGGTGGGCCTTCGGTTGGCCGTATGAAACAAGTCTTGCCATGGCGCGGCTCGTTTTTGCGGGCGTGTTTGACAGGCACCCGGACCTCGTCGTCGTCACGCATCACGCCGGCGGAATCGTTCCCATGCTCGAGGGCCGCCTTGCCGCGGGCCTAGACCAACTCGGCTCGCGGACACCTCCCGGACTCGAAGCCGCAACGGCGACGAAACTCCGCGAGCGGCCCGTCGACGCATTTCGCCGATTTCACGCGGACACCGCGTCGTTCGGTTCGAAGTTGACGATTGCTTGCGGCATCGAATTCTTCGGCCCGTCGCGGATGATGTTCGCGAGCGACCTTCCGTTCGGGCCAGAGCAGGGCGGCGCCATTCTGCGGGAAACGCTTGCAGCGGTGAATGACTTGGACATATCGAGCGACACGCGCCGCGCCATTCTTCGCGAAAACGCGGAGCGGGTGTTCCGTCTGAAGAGCGCCCTCGCATGA
- a CDS encoding ABC-F family ATP-binding cassette domain-containing protein, with amino-acid sequence MSYIRLDNVEKRFAGRPIVQGVNLRIEEGDKVGLIGRNGAGKSTLFKLMLGDLEPDSGAIERMRRARVACLAQLPDLRKTDTLFDVVMHSFADLLDLERRLAELEDRMGGGDESALSEYSAVQEEFQRRGGYEFRVHAKKVLHGLGFSLDDFNLHVGALSGGQRTRLMLALVLLQDADLLLLDEPENHLDLEAREWLEQFLKDCKHAFVIISHDRRMLTAVTNRIIEVERGGVRSHSGNYETFAKNKAVEKEQQQAAFERQQEQIAKEEAWIDRFRYKATKAAAVQSRIKRLDKLERIDAPVSDQATAKFNLGEVVRSGALVLEAKSLSMAYGDLQLYDDLSFTVERGERIGIIGPNGTGKTTLLRHIAGRLNGGSGSVSLGHKVSLGYYDQHHEGVNPGSDIFTEISRSRPDMRPEQVRTFMGRFLFTGEDVFKPIASLSGGELSRVALAKLILAGANLILLDEPTNHLDIASREALEDALSSFPGSIVMVSHDRTLIDKLVEKLIIIERGRATVHLGNYTHYRWKVADVAMEAAPKSTADVLKIRRDKKAPKSKEEQKVQRKRRNQLEGLERDIAEMEEMIAQIEGKFASVDSSDFEKTRQLGEEYEGLKKDLGEMYAEWERQAEELSGT; translated from the coding sequence ATGAGTTACATTCGACTGGACAACGTTGAGAAGCGGTTTGCCGGACGTCCCATCGTGCAGGGTGTAAACCTTCGCATCGAAGAGGGGGACAAGGTGGGCCTGATTGGACGCAACGGCGCGGGCAAGAGCACCTTGTTCAAGTTGATGCTGGGGGACCTCGAGCCGGACTCCGGCGCGATCGAGCGCATGCGGCGCGCGCGAGTGGCATGCCTCGCGCAACTGCCGGATTTGAGAAAGACAGACACGTTGTTCGATGTCGTCATGCATTCGTTTGCCGACCTCCTCGATCTCGAGAGGCGTCTGGCGGAACTCGAGGACCGCATGGGCGGGGGCGACGAATCGGCGTTGAGCGAATACAGCGCCGTGCAGGAAGAGTTCCAGCGCCGCGGCGGTTACGAGTTCCGCGTGCACGCGAAGAAAGTGCTGCACGGGCTTGGCTTTTCGCTGGACGACTTCAACCTGCACGTTGGCGCACTGAGCGGCGGCCAGCGCACGCGCCTGATGCTTGCGCTGGTCCTGTTACAGGACGCGGACCTGCTCCTGCTCGACGAACCGGAGAACCATCTCGATCTCGAAGCGCGCGAGTGGCTCGAACAATTCCTGAAAGACTGTAAACACGCCTTCGTAATCATTTCGCACGACCGGCGCATGCTGACCGCGGTGACGAACCGCATCATCGAGGTCGAGCGCGGCGGGGTGCGGTCGCACAGCGGGAACTACGAGACGTTCGCGAAGAACAAGGCGGTCGAAAAGGAACAACAGCAGGCGGCATTCGAGCGGCAGCAGGAACAGATCGCCAAGGAGGAAGCCTGGATCGATCGCTTCCGCTACAAAGCCACCAAGGCCGCCGCGGTGCAAAGCCGGATCAAGCGGCTCGATAAACTCGAACGAATCGACGCGCCGGTATCCGACCAGGCAACGGCGAAGTTTAATCTCGGCGAGGTCGTGCGAAGCGGCGCATTGGTGCTCGAGGCGAAGTCGCTGTCGATGGCCTATGGCGACCTGCAACTCTACGACGACCTCAGCTTTACGGTGGAACGGGGCGAGCGCATCGGAATCATAGGCCCAAACGGCACGGGAAAGACGACGCTCTTGCGCCATATCGCGGGGCGTTTGAACGGCGGGAGCGGGTCGGTGTCGCTGGGGCATAAGGTCTCGCTTGGGTACTACGATCAGCATCATGAAGGGGTCAATCCCGGCAGCGACATCTTCACCGAGATCAGCCGGAGCCGGCCGGACATGCGCCCCGAGCAGGTGCGCACGTTTATGGGACGCTTTCTGTTCACCGGCGAAGACGTGTTCAAGCCGATCGCATCGCTGAGCGGCGGGGAACTCAGCCGCGTGGCGCTGGCCAAACTCATTCTCGCGGGGGCGAACCTTATTCTGCTCGACGAGCCGACGAACCATCTCGATATCGCGTCGCGCGAAGCGCTCGAAGACGCGCTGTCGTCGTTCCCGGGCAGCATTGTCATGGTTTCGCACGACCGGACGCTTATCGACAAGCTCGTGGAAAAGCTCATTATCATCGAGCGCGGGCGCGCGACGGTCCACCTCGGCAACTATACGCACTATCGCTGGAAGGTGGCGGACGTGGCGATGGAGGCCGCGCCGAAGTCTACGGCGGATGTGCTGAAGATTCGGCGCGACAAGAAGGCGCCCAAATCGAAGGAGGAACAAAAGGTCCAGCGCAAGCGGCGCAACCAACTCGAAGGCCTCGAACGCGATATCGCCGAGATGGAGGAAATGATTGCGCAGATTGAGGGCAAGTTTGCGTCCGTCGATTCGTCCGACTTTGAGAAGACGAGGCAATTGGGCGAAGAGTACGAGGGTTTGAAGAAGGACCTCGGCGAGATGTACGCGGAGTGGGAACGTCAGGCCGAGGAATTGAGCGGAACGTAG
- a CDS encoding dihydrodipicolinate synthase family protein — protein sequence MNWKDDPWKGVFAATLCAFNADESIDEEGLRDYFAEIASVDGIKGLTCNGHTGEIMSLRPEERARVTRIAAETVRDAFPDVKVISGVSAEGSLEAIDHALAAKEAGADAILLMPPHHWLRFGRTSTTAIGFMQDVAEGANVPIVIHQYPAWTKAGYSLAEMLEMVKLPQIVTIKMGTRDMARWLYDYEKLKAAAPHVSIVTCHDEFLLPTLLEGADGALIGFAGFAPELMVEVVHAALEGDLARAKIAQQTVAPLARIIYNFGEPGCGAHQRMKVARWLMGRFPSPHFRRPVRPLAPEQIDQIRKDLEAIGFECPRAAALGARN from the coding sequence ATGAATTGGAAAGACGACCCCTGGAAAGGCGTATTCGCCGCGACGTTGTGCGCGTTCAACGCCGATGAATCGATCGACGAAGAGGGCTTGCGCGACTACTTCGCGGAAATAGCCTCAGTAGACGGTATCAAGGGCCTGACGTGCAACGGACACACCGGCGAAATCATGTCGCTGCGGCCGGAAGAGCGCGCGCGGGTGACGCGCATCGCGGCAGAGACCGTGCGCGACGCGTTTCCCGACGTGAAAGTAATCAGCGGCGTATCCGCGGAGGGTAGCCTCGAGGCGATCGATCACGCGCTTGCCGCGAAGGAAGCCGGCGCCGACGCAATCCTCCTCATGCCGCCGCACCACTGGCTGCGCTTCGGGCGAACATCCACCACCGCTATCGGCTTCATGCAGGACGTCGCCGAGGGCGCGAACGTCCCCATCGTGATTCACCAATATCCCGCGTGGACAAAAGCGGGTTATTCGCTCGCCGAAATGCTCGAAATGGTGAAACTGCCGCAGATCGTTACCATCAAGATGGGCACGCGCGACATGGCCCGTTGGCTATACGACTACGAAAAACTGAAAGCCGCCGCGCCGCACGTGTCCATCGTCACATGCCACGACGAATTCCTGTTGCCGACCCTGCTCGAGGGCGCGGATGGCGCGCTCATCGGCTTTGCGGGATTTGCGCCGGAGTTGATGGTCGAGGTCGTGCACGCTGCGCTCGAAGGCGATCTGGCCCGCGCGAAGATCGCGCAGCAAACCGTCGCGCCGCTCGCGCGCATCATTTACAATTTCGGCGAACCGGGCTGCGGCGCGCACCAGCGCATGAAGGTTGCGCGCTGGCTCATGGGCCGGTTCCCGAGCCCGCACTTTCGCCGCCCGGTGCGGCCGCTCGCGCCCGAACAGATCGATCAAATCCGCAAGGACCTTGAAGCGATCGGGTTCGAGTGTCCTCGCGCGGCGGCGTTGGGCGCGCGCAATTAG
- a CDS encoding DUF4091 domain-containing protein: MKTAFVISAALSVLAAAAYADSALRVWPVDPLEKVFRDAKPGRARNASMDAARGEYASFQIVVRSDVPLQDLRASVTPFAFGDHSFSAKLPRFVGYVPVDRPTQKPASDQLRPVPADYPDPLLEVGRIDVAAGQAQPVWITVKVPEDTAPGTYRATAGLIAEMNGKPVKATQSLSLRVYGATIANTRLWVTEWFGMNTKHMKIQPEKNSDAYYELLRKFARNMAEHRHNVAIISPMGHAEFAADANGELTVDFSEFDKWVHVFTEEGVIGLIEGGHIGWRSGGWTSPFHVEIYRAKDGKAVSSMADPASAEADAFYKWYFPKLIEHLREKGWLDRYVQHLGDEPIPTNIESYKAMAALVRKHAPGLRIVEACHAKDLVGSMDIWVPQLNYLQTDLAHYQERQKAGEEVWFYTCVYPQGEYANRFIELPLVKTRLLHWINFKYGITGYLHWGYNQWTNDSPFTHTTRPHGGPPYLPAGDPWIVYPGDDGPLDSIRFEAMRDGIDDHELLCQLAEHDADAAQQIAEKHIVDLETCKTDLRAFRKSRSELLRRLSQIAQPK, encoded by the coding sequence TTGAAAACAGCATTCGTCATTTCGGCTGCGCTGAGTGTTCTGGCGGCAGCCGCGTATGCGGACTCCGCACTGCGCGTATGGCCCGTCGATCCGCTCGAAAAAGTGTTTCGCGACGCCAAACCGGGACGCGCACGAAATGCCTCGATGGACGCGGCGCGCGGTGAATACGCGTCGTTTCAGATCGTCGTGCGATCGGACGTGCCGCTACAAGACCTCCGCGCGTCGGTTACGCCGTTCGCGTTCGGCGATCACTCGTTCTCTGCAAAACTCCCGCGTTTTGTCGGATATGTACCAGTCGATCGGCCCACCCAAAAACCCGCAAGCGACCAATTGCGTCCTGTTCCCGCGGACTATCCCGATCCCCTGCTTGAGGTGGGCAGGATTGATGTCGCGGCGGGGCAGGCCCAGCCGGTTTGGATCACCGTCAAAGTTCCGGAGGACACAGCGCCGGGCACTTACCGGGCGACCGCCGGACTCATCGCCGAGATGAACGGCAAGCCGGTGAAGGCCACGCAATCGCTGTCGCTGCGTGTGTACGGCGCGACTATCGCCAATACGCGGCTATGGGTCACCGAGTGGTTCGGAATGAACACAAAACATATGAAAATCCAGCCGGAGAAGAATTCCGACGCCTACTACGAACTCCTGCGCAAGTTCGCGCGCAACATGGCCGAGCACCGGCACAACGTGGCGATCATCTCGCCAATGGGCCATGCGGAATTCGCCGCCGATGCGAACGGCGAATTGACCGTCGATTTCAGCGAGTTCGACAAATGGGTACATGTCTTCACTGAAGAGGGCGTCATCGGTTTGATCGAAGGCGGTCACATCGGCTGGAGGTCTGGCGGATGGACGTCGCCGTTTCACGTCGAAATCTATCGAGCCAAAGATGGGAAAGCCGTTTCGTCCATGGCCGATCCCGCGAGCGCGGAAGCGGACGCCTTCTACAAATGGTATTTCCCAAAGTTGATCGAGCACCTGCGCGAGAAGGGCTGGCTCGATCGCTACGTGCAACATCTCGGCGACGAACCGATCCCCACAAACATCGAATCGTACAAGGCGATGGCCGCGCTGGTGCGCAAGCATGCGCCGGGCCTGCGCATCGTCGAGGCGTGCCACGCGAAGGACCTTGTGGGCTCGATGGATATTTGGGTCCCGCAACTGAACTATCTGCAAACCGATCTCGCGCACTATCAGGAGCGCCAAAAAGCGGGGGAGGAGGTGTGGTTTTACACCTGTGTGTATCCCCAGGGCGAATACGCGAACCGGTTCATCGAATTGCCGTTGGTGAAAACGCGCCTCCTCCACTGGATCAACTTCAAATACGGAATCACCGGATATCTGCACTGGGGCTACAACCAATGGACGAACGACAGCCCGTTCACCCACACGACAAGGCCGCACGGCGGCCCGCCCTATCTTCCCGCGGGCGATCCGTGGATTGTGTATCCCGGCGACGATGGCCCGCTCGATTCGATTCGGTTCGAGGCCATGCGCGACGGAATCGACGATCACGAATTGTTATGTCAACTCGCGGAACATGACGCGGACGCGGCACAACAGATCGCGGAAAAACATATCGTCGATCTTGAAACATGCAAGACCGATCTGCGCGCATTTCGCAAGTCCCGCAGCGAATTGTTGCGCAGGCTCAGTCAAATAGCACAGCCGAAATAG